The genomic region TTGCCCTTGAAACCATAATTACCCGGATAGCAGAAGAGTTTGAAGTAAACAGAGCTTCTCTTCTTTTAAATGCAGGTGGAAAATTTATGATGATTTTACCCGATATTGATGCAGAATCCAGAATTAGAAATATTAAACATCAGCTTGAAGAGGCACTTATAAAAAATCACTATGGACTTCTTTCAATTAATCTTGCCTATGTTAAATTAGAACCGGAAGATTTTGAAAAGGGAAAATTCCTTGAAAAATTAAAGGAATTACATATTGAAGAAGGAAAGCAGAAATTCAAATCCTTTTCCATCAAAAACACGGAACAGTTTGCCGTTAAAAATTACATTCAATCTCTCATGGGTAAGTCCCCATGTTCAATATGCGGAATCCGCCCTACCGGCAAAAATAAAGAAATATGCAGTTTATGTGATTATTTAAAGAACCTCGGAGAAAAGTTACCAAAAGCAAAAGCAATAAAAGTTACACCGAATCATGAACTCTTCCCCCTTCCAGACATAAAAGCTTACACGGATACAAATAATCTGATTTCTGAATATAGAAGTGCACCGGATGATACTCTCATTTTTTCCATAGGTGAGTCAGTACCGGGAATTCCAGCTAAAAATGTGAATGTCCATCTACCGGTCAATAAGCCCGGCGCAAATTTATCTGAAATAATAAAAGAAGAAATTATTAAAAGATGCGAGGAAAATCCAGATATACCGACAGTTAAAACTTTCTGCCAGTTGGGTATTGAATCCCTAATTTCAGATGAAAAAGGATTAAAAGGAAAACCCTTCATCGGTGTTCTTAAAGCAGATGTTGACAATTTAGGTTTTATTTTTATGAAAGGTTTTGTCGGAATAGAAGGTTCTGAAGATAAAAGCAGGGAAAGTTTATACTCCGTTTCCCGCGTTTTATATCTCAGCAGAATGATAGATTACTTTTTCTCTGTTGTTCTCACCAGCAAATTTGAATTGAAGGATAAAGGATTCCACAACATCTATACCGTATTTGCGGGCGGTGATGACCTGTTCCTGATAGGACCGTGGGAAACAATGTTTAAATTTTCTGAAGAGATGGAAAAAGAATTCAAACGGTATGTTGCCTACAACCCCGATATTACATTTTCTTCCGGTATTTTTGTTACAAAACCGGACGTTCCCGTATATTTCCTTGCTGAAGGAGCAGAAGGTGAGCTTGAAAAATCGAAAAAAAAGAAGAATCGCATCACTGCTTTCGGAAGGACGGTAACCTACGACGAATTTAAAGAGCTTCTCCGGATAGCTGGAGAACTTGAAAGAGAAATGGATGAGAACAACGTTTCAACCGCCCTTGCGTACAAACTTATAAAACTTTCCGACATGGCAAATTCCATACCCGAGGACGGAAAGAATGCTTTGTGGAAGGCGTATCTGAGTTACCTTATAAGCAGGAACTACGGAAAAGAAAATCATAAAAACGACGAAGAGCACATCACTTCGTTCCTGAGAAAGTGGATTAACTACATAGAAATTTACTCTGAAAACATCAGCAGAAAAGAAAAAGACAACAAACTTTATATAGCATTAGTTAAAGCCCTTTACAGGAGGAGAAGATATGGAAACTAAACACCATCCCGATCTGGAAATTATCACAAAAATGTTTAGAGAATACCTTTCCGCAGACCGGAAAAAGCAAGCAAAAGTGTTAAAAGATACAGCAGAAAAAGTGGCAAAATTGTTTGCAGAAGATAAAACGTCAAAACACCAAATTCGCAAGCACTACCATAGACTATTGGATATAAAAGAAAGAATAAAAACGAAAAATACGGATGACATTAAGGAATTCTATCCAGAAATAGCAATGACCGCAGCTTATGCAACATATGACAGAAGCAGAAATAATATTGGAAATGCCTTTGAAAGATTTTTAAAAGAACTAACTAATGAAGCAATCAACAGCAATAAAGATAACTTTCTCAAGCTCATGACTCTTTTTGAAGCAGTTGTAGGTTATGCAAATATGTATGTTAAGAAAAATTAAAACTGGAGGAGAAGATGGAAAGATTAAAAGAAATAGTCACGATTGAAGGAACTGTTAAACTTGTCACGGGTCTTCATATAGGAGCGGGAAATGATGAGATAAAAATAGGCGGAATAGACAATCCTGTAGTTAGGAATCCTATTACCAATGAACCTTATATTCCGGGTTCTTCCATAAAGGGAAAAATGAGATTTCTTCTTGAGTGGTACCTTGGAAAAGTAGATATGCAGGGAGGCAAGCCTTTTTCAAACTTTGATGGAAGTAAAGAAGCAGAAGTTATTTTGAAAATTTTTGGTGTTTCCGGTTCTGAAGAAAACAGGATAGGCCCTGCGAGAGCGTCTTTTTATGATTTGTTTTTAACAAAAGAAAGCAGGAAGCTTTTAGAAGAAAGAGTCGGTGCATTAATGACAGAAGATAAAGCTGAAGTGATGGTTAACAGAATAAAAGGAACCGGAGAAAATCCAAGGCATACGGAAAGGATTCCTGCAGGTGCAGAATTTAAATTTAAGCTTGTTTACAAAATTTTTGACGAAGAAGATGAAAAACTGTTTGAATATCTACTTAAAGGTTTGAAACTTCTTGAAATAGACGGAATCGGTGGAAGTGTATCAAGAGGTTACGGAAAGATTAAATTTGAGAAACTTAAAAAGAAAACCTTAATAGGCAAAGGAGAAGAAGATATAGACCTTGAGAAAGTGGAGCTTTAAAATGGAAGCAATAAAATTAGTTATAGAACCATTAACACCATTTTATACACCACTACAGAGCAATACACTCTTACAGAGCGATACACTTTTTGGAGAATTCTGCTGGCATTACAGATTTTTATATGGTAGAGAAAAGCTTGAGAACCTGATTAATAACTATGACACGGAACCTGTCATGGTTTTCTCCAACGGCTTTCCCGAAGGATATCTGCCGTTTCCTGTTATACCTTTCAGAAACCTGCCAGTAGCTGAGAAAAAAGACATTGGCATATACAAAATTCTCAAGAAGTTTAAAAAGCAACCCTTTATAGAGAAAAAGCTCTTGAGGGAACTGATAGAATCAGGAAAAGAAATAACCGCTGAAATTCTCTTTGAAAACTTTACCAGGAAATCAAATGAAAAAGAAGCTCTACCGTCTTACAGAAAAGCCAAACAGATGCACGTTACAATCGACCGTAGGTTCGGAAGTCACCTTGAAGGCCATCTGTTCGATAAGGAATACCTGTTTTTCAACAAAGGTTCGAAGATTGAAATCTACTGTAAGTTTAATTCAAAACGGATAACTCTGGAAGAAGTAGAACAAACATTTCATTTTATGGGTTTGAACGGATTTGGTGGAGAAAAAACAACCGGTAAAGGAAAATTTGAAATTGTGTCTATTGATGAATCTGACCTTCCGGAAACAGCAAATCCAAACGGATTTATCTCTCTTTCAACCGGAATGGTTAAGGAAGGCGAAATAGAAGACTACTATGCAAGATTTTTCACCAAGTTCCCCAAACATGGACCTGAAGTTTGCCCCGAGGGAATAAACATATTCAAGAACCCTGTAATTCTCACGAAAGAAGGGTCTGTATTTAAATGCAAAGAAAGAAAAGAGGTTTACGGTAGAATTTATAAGATTTCTCAGAATGATAGCTATATCCACTGTGCAAAAATACTTCCACTGTTTGTGAGGTTGCAATGAAAAGCTATAAGTTAAAATTAACTGTTGAAACACCAACTCATATAGGAACTGGAAATACGTATTACGATCTTGAATACACGGTAAAAAACAAAAAATTTTATGTAATTAATAAGGCTAAATTTTTTAAACGCCTTGAAAAACTCGGGAAAATTGACTTATTTACAAAAATAGCAGCAAAGGGAGATGAATCGTCTATAATTGAAATAAGAAAACTTGTCCATAACAATTTCAATCCGGAAGACAGTTTGGCTAATTTTGAAATTGATAAAGATGCCCTATCAGATCTTGAAAAAAAATTATTCAGATTTGCAAACATAGAAAGGCATAGAAGCGGCAAAATAATGGGGATTTTAAACCGGATGAAAATAAGAAAAACTTACAAGAATCCCTTATCTTTTAAACCTATGATTCCGGGAAGCAGTATAAAAGGTGCAATAAGGACAGCACTTATTAGCTATTTAATATCTAAAGATGAGATACTATTAAAAAAGCTAAGCACTATTTGGGCAAAATACAGCAGAAATCCCAAGAAAGCCATTAACAACATGAATAATGAATTAATATCTCTGGCACTGCGCAATTTTGAAAGAAAAATTAAACCTGACACCACCAAGGACATTTTACGGTTCATAAAAGTTTCAGATTTTATGCTTGTTGATGGAGGAATAAAGATAGGTAAAGCTGAAATGGTGCACAGAAAAAAGAAAAAAACAGGTCTTCCTGTGTATCTTGAATACATAACGGAAAAAAGCGTTTTTGAAGGAACAATAACAATAGACAAAAAAGCAGCCGAAGAGATATTCGGAAATGAGAAAAATTTCAGAGAAGAAAATTTCAGCATAGAAAACATAATGAAATACCTAAGAATACACTATGGGAAGAATACATATTACAACGGCGAAAGAGAATACTTTAAAGACTTTATCAACTGGAAATTAAGACAGTACAAGCATAAAAAAGAAGCACCTATCAAGGTCGGTTTTCATTCCGGCTCCCTTGCCGTAACAACCGGCATTAAGGAAATTACGAAGATATACGACAAGGAAAAGAAACAGTATAAAGCACTGCCGCCGCTTACCCTCTGGACAATAAATAAAAAGCCTATGGGCTGGTGCTATTTAGAGGTGATTGAATAATGCCGGGAAAGATCAGGATTATATTTGAAGCCGATAATCCAGTTCCTGTATCGGAGCTTTCTCCCGACAGGATTCACGGATTGTTTTTCTCAATACTTGACAGTGAAACAGCCGGAAAACTTCACAGTATAAACGGGCTGAAACCATTTACCCTATGCTGTCCCGTATTTTTTAGAAGTAAAAAGGAAACGGTGAAAAGATTTTTTGTAGAGATAACATTCCTTGAGGATTGGTTATTATCAAAAACAACAACAGCTGTTATCTTAAATTCAAGAAACAGAAATTATTACTTAAACAGTTATAAAATAAAACTTTTCAGAACATTCAAAATAGATTCGGATGACATAATAAGCTATGAAAACATAAAAGAGAAAGCAAACACCCGCACAAGAGATATTATACTGGACTTCATAACGCCAACGACATTTAAAAGAGGTAAATATGATTATCCGCTTCCGGAACCTTCTCTCATATACAAAAGCATCCTTAAAAAATGGAATCGATTTTCAGGGGAAAGACTGCCGTCAAAGGAAATCCTTGAAAAAATCGGGAGAGATATACAGGTTGCCGGATGCTGGATAAAAACGACAAAGCTTGAAATGGCATCGCTCAAGAAAATAACCGGATTCAGGGGACGAATAGTCTTTTACAACGCATCTAAAGATGCTGAATTCAACAGGATAATTACTCAGTTAACCCTGTTTGCTCCCTTCTGCGGTATAGGAAGAAAAACAACCATGGGATTCGGAAAAGTTAGAACATTCTTTAATCTTCAGGGAGGCTAACATGGCTGAAGTTTTTGCAAGTTTTCTGGGCACAAGCAATTATAAGGAAACAACCTATTTTCTTTACGGTGAAAAGGTGAGAACAAAGTATATTCAGTCGGCTCTGCTTCAAATTCTCAACAGTAAAGAAGGGAAAGAGAGAGAAAGTGAAAAAATTTTCAGAATTTTCCTGACACCTACGGCAAAGGAAAAGAATTGGCCGTCTCTTAAATCCGAAATTGAGAAACTATCCATTGATATAAAATTGGAGCCGGTTTTTATAGATAAAGATATAATCAGTTCCGAGACGCAAATGTGGCAATTATTTGAAAAATTAGCCTCATCTTTCAATGAGAATGAATCGGTAACTTTTGATATTACCCACGGTTTTAGATTTTATCCTATGATGTTGATGGTTATGCTGAGCTATTTAAAGCTGACGAAGAATATAAAAGTAGCCGGAATATTTTACGGTGCCTGGGAAGCAAGAAATAAGATAGATGGCACGGAAGTAACGCCAATACTTGAATTAACGGATCTCGATAAACTTTTTGACTGGATAGTCGGAACCCAAAATTTCATCAAGTATGGTATTTCCGAAACTCTCACGGAACTGTTAGAAAATGAAAGCAAAAACATCCTTAAAAAGACAAGGGGAAAAGATGAAAACGCTCAAAAGTTAAGAGATTTCTCCATACATTTAAAGAGATTTACCGAGTCAATTAGAACCTGCAGAGGGAAAGAGATAATTTCGGGATTTTCAAAAGAAAAATTTTCATGCAAAAATGAAAACGGAAAAGAGATTGAAATAACAGAGCCGGAATCTCTTGATTACGAAATACTGAAAAATTTTTCCAGAGAAATCGAGATAGAAAACGGAAAATTTTCAAAACTATTAAAAAATCTCTTAAAAAAAATTCAATTTTCTTTAAAGGAATTTTCGACCGGAAGAATAGAAAATCTCCTGAGCGCAGCAAAGTGGTGTTCTTCTCATAATTTAATCCAGCAAGGATATACATTTTTAAGAGAATATATATCAACCCTTCTTGTGAAAGAGAATTACGGAACAGAAAAGATATTTTGTCGTAATACAAGAAAAGAAGCTGAAGAGAAAAGCATGTCATCATCTAAATGGAAGAATTTGCTGAAAACAATGGCCGATTTTCGCAATGATATTAACCATTGTGGAATGAGAGAAAAAAGCTTAAAAACGAAAGCACTCAAAGAACAACTTGAAAAATTAATCGTAGAAACTGAAAAGATTTTAAAAAACAATGACAATCATTAAAATTGATAAGAAGTTCACAATCAAAATCACTGATTTTCCAATCTATTAAAGCAAAGTTTTTACTCTTTTTAAAGTTCGGGATGTTGATTTTCATGAAATTCTTTTTGTCACTCTGAGGCGCTTTGCACTGAAGAGCCTTAGATCCTTCGCTTCGCTCAGGATGACGTCCCATCTTTTTTAGACATTTCAATCCCTCTCATTTATCAGGGCATTTCAATAAAAATAAAAAAATTAATAATAAATTAAAATATAAAATGTCGCAATCCCTCTCATTTATCAGGGCATTTCAATTGAAAATCACGAAAGTAGCAGAAAGAGCATTTGATTATCCACGTCGCAATCCCTCTCATTTATCAGGGCATTTCAATAAAGTTAAAGTTTATTTAGGATAGGGTGGCGTTATGTCAAGAAAGTCGCAATCCCTCTCATTTATCAGGGCATTTCAATAAACAAACCCTTGTTAAACTGAAAGGGGATTAAGAAAATGTCGCAATCCCTCTCATTTATCAGGGCATTTCAATCTAAAGAAGGACGGAAGAGAATTTTAGGAGATATAAAGAGTCGCAATCCCTCTCATTTATCAGGGCATTTCAATAAACAAACCCTTGTTAAACTGAAAGGGGATTAAGAAAATGTCGCAATCCCTCTCATTTATCAGGGCATTTCAATAAGTAGCAGCCTGGGAAACGCCAGAAAATATTTACACAAGAGAGTCGCAATCCCTCTCATTTATCAGGGCATTTCAATGATTCCTTTTGTAAATGAACATATTCCAATTCTGCCTGTCGCAATCCCTCTCATTTATCAGGGCATTTCAATATAAGGGATTCATTGAAGAGATAAAGGAAGTTGCACAAGTCGCAATCCCTCTCATTTATCAGGGCATTTCAATATTTCTTCAAGGACGACCCTAAAACTGTAGCCCAGACAATAATTGTCGCAATCCCTCTCATTTATCAGGGCATTTCAATAGCGGCAAATTTAACCGCCTATCTTCCAAGGCTTCCAAAACTTGAAGTTTTTATAAAAAGCTAATATCCCTTGTATCTCAAGCTTTCCGAACATACAACTTTTTCCATATTCTGCTTGCAAAGACCGCTAAAAGAAATAGTCTCTTAACAGCGTATTGTCATAGTTACCTATTCTAATTATACTCTCAATACTTTTTGCGTCAATCGGATACAGGTAAAATTTATCCGTGTTTTGCCTTAAATATTTTTTGATTCTGCTTATCATCTCTCTTTTTTCTGAAGGGGAAAGTTCAAGCTCAAACACACTTAACTGCGTTCTTACTCCGTAAGAGTATAAGATTCTCATTATCTTCATCCGTCTTATAGCGGAGAGTCTTGCCTCTTTGGGTGTGTTGTCCTTTATGCATATATCGTAAACTGCCAGGTATTTGATTATCCTTGTTTTTCCCATCACAGCACTGTGCTCTCGTTGAGTTCTTTAACAACACCAAATTTTTGAACCATATCAATTACGTAACGAGAAATCGGAAATATAAAAACCCTATCTGTATCATGATCAATAATCTCAGAAATTTCTTTTTCTATTCTTTTTACATTAGACAGCGAAGTTTCTATCTCAAAACAGCTGAATTGAACTCTCATTCCGTAAGAAGAAAGCAGTTTAGAAACTTTATTCCTTATTTTGGTATCTGATATATCATAAACAACAACATACTTCATTTTTTAAGCTCCTCTTTAAGGTATTTAAGAAAGTTATTAACCTGGGAGAAATACGAATCATCTCTGTTGTGAATGACCACATCGGTATAATACTTTAAAAAGACTTTCAAAGGCTCATTTTTCAGATAGACACCTCTTTTCTCTTTTATAAAGTCGTCCTTTTCAAAAAATCCGTCGTTCAAACACCTGAAAACAAGAGCCGTCAAAAAGGGCCTGACAATCTCAAGAAGGTCAGAACAAAGGGCTGCATGTCTTCCTCTTTTAATATGGAAAAATCCAAAATACGGATCTAATCCGGCCGAAATCACAACAGAATGTAAAACGGAATAGAAAACAGTGTATGAAAGGCTTAAAAGCGCATTAACAGGATCTTCAGGAGGATAATAAATTCTTCTCTCAAAGTAAAAAGGACTTTCATTGAAGGAAGCGAGTTTTGAAAAGAGAAATCTGCTCATGTTTCCGTCAATACCCAACATTGATTGATTATCAGAAGCCGACAAGATAGATGCTTCTACGCTTTCTTTCCATTCCATTACCGGTGCCATGCTCATTTTTGACGGAACGTAAAGTCCCGAAAGCACATTCACTATGTTGTTTAATTTTTGTAGCAGTAAGTTTTTAGTTAATTGAACCTTAAATTCCTCGTTACTGAATTTGGCATACTGAAGAAGTCGAAACTTATTGTCACTTCCTAAAAATTCCGGATATACTACACTTATTAACTTTCCAAACTTGTTCATAATGAACAGGAACTTACCTTTTGTTGAAAGAAGCCGAATAACGGGAACAGTAACATTGACATAACCCATGATAAAAACATGACTTACAGCTCCAAGGGGAACCCTTGATCTCTTTTCACCGATGTCAATCACAAGCTGGCTGCCGTCTTTAGAAACCTTTGCACCTTTGGAAGTTACAAAGAGAAATCCTTTCATCAGTGCCAGTCCCCCGATATTAAATCCTCTACTGTTAAAATCTGCAAATCCATAAGGTTTGCCCTTTTGGTTAAAAACTTTAAAGAAGTGTATGCAGACCAAGCTTCTTTATACTTTTTCCCTTCCTCAGAGTTTAAAAACTTTTGCCAATCTGAATCTCTGCGATCAAACGGCTTTTTAGGCATGGAAGGAAAAGCTTTTACAGAAGGTCTCTTTGTATTTAAAACTGCAGGCGCTATGCACAGATAGCCTTTTCCGAAATCTCCACCTATCCTTTTGGTAAGTTCATGAAGTTCATAAAGATGTTTAGAGAAAACATTGATGTTTTTCCCTGTCTTGCAAGAAAACAGATGAAGTCTGTTATTTTTTACAGCGATAACATCAATTTCATTTACCACGTCAGAATCGTACCAGTTTATTACAACACCGATGTGAACGTCATAAAAACCTCTCTCTATAAGTTTGAGAAAAACAAATTCTTCAAACCATTTACCTCTTAAATAGCCTTCGTCAAAAACAAGGTATTTACCGCCGTGAGGTTTAATAACTTGATATTTAACGGCAAGAGAGTAAAAATCCGGCGGAAAAAGACCTTTTGGTAAGAATTGGCCCTGAATTTTGTTAAGAATCAAAGTAAATTTTTTATAGTTAAAAGCTACGTAATAAGTCAATGCCTTCCTTTCAACAATTTTACCTATTTCCTGAACTTCCGACTTTATCTTAAACCCGTACATTGCGGAATGAATCTCAACATCAAGCAAGTCATTTTTTATCTCTGCAACGATTTCACCGTCTAAAGAGAGGAGTTTTCCATCGGGCGTGTAATAAATAACTTTATCCTTCCCGGCAATATCAAACAGCACCATAGCGGTGTATTTCGTTCCGCAGTTGAGAAGGTAAAGGACATCACCGGAAATGTCAGAAACCGAAGAAACAATGGATTTCCTGTTGTAAGGTTCTATGGTCTTAATCTCAACTTCTATTCCGGAGTAGGTTAAAACATTTTTTAAAAATTTTTCAAACTTCCTGACTTTTGGTGTTGAAAGGAGAAGAATCTTCTCCGGCTTCAAAGTTAAAGCCGTTACAACTACAGGAAATGTTTGGGTTGAAACAGGCGAAACTAAAATCAATCGTCCCTCACAAATCTATTAAGCACATTTTTTATTTTACCAAAACAACATTTGTTGCTTGCATTTAGCTAAAGGAATAATTTAAGTTAACTTAAACATCGGAGAACAGAATGAATTTTGATTTTAAAGAAACGCTTAAAGTTGCTGTCAGAAGCAGTCTTTTTATTGTTAAGTTAATAGTGCCTCTTTACATTGTTGCCGATACGTTGCTCTATTTCGGAATACTTAACCACGTTGCTTTTGTCTTCAAACCTTTAACGGAACTTATACATTTACCGGTAGAAAGTGCCATTGGAATAGCGGCAGGAATGATTTTTAATCTTTACGCTGCTATAGCTTTTCTGGCACCTTTAAGCCTTACACCTTTTCAGTGGACGGTTATAGGACTTTTTCTGGGCATCGCTCACTCTTTTTTGGTTGAATCGGCAATAATGAAGAAACTGGGTATTCCTGTTATCTATTCTATTATTTTAAGAACGTTAACAGCTATAGTTGCGGTAAAACTTTTAATGTTACTCCCCTTTAATCTGTCTTCCCGAATTAGCAGTAAGAAAGAGGTTTCCGTAAAAGTTTACAAAAATATTTTTGACATGCTCGGTCATTCTGTTCAGCATGCAGTTATACTATCAGGGAAAATCGTTCTTCTAATTGTTGTGATAATCTTTGTACTGAACTTTATAAAGAACCTGCCTCCTGTAAAAAGGTACAGTGAAAAAGTCAACACGATGTTCTCCATACTGACAGGTCTATTTTTAGGCATTACGTACGGCGCCGGTGTGCTTATAAATGAAGCAGAATCGGGCAGTTTAACGAAGAGAGATATTCTGTTTATCGGAACATTTCTTATGATTTGTCATTCTGTCATAGAGGACAGCTTTTTGTTCGTAATCTTCGGTGCCAGCTGGATTCCGATGGTGGCAATAAGGGTACTGTTAGCAGTCGCAATTTCTCCGGCTGTGGCAAAGGTCGGAAGCAAAATTTTAACTTAAACCTTACGTGCAAAGATGAGAAAAGCTGTATGGGCAGGCATTCTGTCTTCCGGCCTCAGCCTTTCCGGAACTGTTTTGTAATGCCTTAAAAGGATTTCAAGAACTTCAACATCTATGAAAGGCATGTTTTCTAACGTTTCAAGTGTTTTTATTATCTGGTTCACGGTTGGAACCAAAATGCCGAGCATTCGTCCTTTTTTCAGCGCCCCGTAGGCATGGTCAAGGTAAAGCCACGGTTCCCTGACATCAAGGAAAACGGCATCTGCGTCCGTTTCGTCGAACCCTTCTGATATGTCTCTATGTTTTGCAGTTACTCTGTGGTCAAGTCCAAGCTTTCTCAAGTTTGAAACGGCGTTTTTTATGAACTCTTCTCTTCTCTCGTAGCTTATCACCTGCCCGTTTTCACCTACTATATGG from Desulfurobacterium sp. TC5-1 harbors:
- the cas2 gene encoding CRISPR-associated endonuclease Cas2: MKYVVVYDISDTKIRNKVSKLLSSYGMRVQFSCFEIETSLSNVKRIEKEISEIIDHDTDRVFIFPISRYVIDMVQKFGVVKELNESTVL
- the csm5 gene encoding type III-A CRISPR-associated RAMP protein Csm5; translated protein: MKSYKLKLTVETPTHIGTGNTYYDLEYTVKNKKFYVINKAKFFKRLEKLGKIDLFTKIAAKGDESSIIEIRKLVHNNFNPEDSLANFEIDKDALSDLEKKLFRFANIERHRSGKIMGILNRMKIRKTYKNPLSFKPMIPGSSIKGAIRTALISYLISKDEILLKKLSTIWAKYSRNPKKAINNMNNELISLALRNFERKIKPDTTKDILRFIKVSDFMLVDGGIKIGKAEMVHRKKKKTGLPVYLEYITEKSVFEGTITIDKKAAEEIFGNEKNFREENFSIENIMKYLRIHYGKNTYYNGEREYFKDFINWKLRQYKHKKEAPIKVGFHSGSLAVTTGIKEITKIYDKEKKQYKALPPLTLWTINKKPMGWCYLEVIE
- the csm2 gene encoding type III-A CRISPR-associated protein Csm2 yields the protein METKHHPDLEIITKMFREYLSADRKKQAKVLKDTAEKVAKLFAEDKTSKHQIRKHYHRLLDIKERIKTKNTDDIKEFYPEIAMTAAYATYDRSRNNIGNAFERFLKELTNEAINSNKDNFLKLMTLFEAVVGYANMYVKKN
- the cas6 gene encoding CRISPR-associated endoribonuclease Cas6, with translation MPGKIRIIFEADNPVPVSELSPDRIHGLFFSILDSETAGKLHSINGLKPFTLCCPVFFRSKKETVKRFFVEITFLEDWLLSKTTTAVILNSRNRNYYLNSYKIKLFRTFKIDSDDIISYENIKEKANTRTRDIILDFITPTTFKRGKYDYPLPEPSLIYKSILKKWNRFSGERLPSKEILEKIGRDIQVAGCWIKTTKLEMASLKKITGFRGRIVFYNASKDAEFNRIITQLTLFAPFCGIGRKTTMGFGKVRTFFNLQGG
- the csm3 gene encoding type III-A CRISPR-associated RAMP protein Csm3, whose translation is MERLKEIVTIEGTVKLVTGLHIGAGNDEIKIGGIDNPVVRNPITNEPYIPGSSIKGKMRFLLEWYLGKVDMQGGKPFSNFDGSKEAEVILKIFGVSGSEENRIGPARASFYDLFLTKESRKLLEERVGALMTEDKAEVMVNRIKGTGENPRHTERIPAGAEFKFKLVYKIFDEEDEKLFEYLLKGLKLLEIDGIGGSVSRGYGKIKFEKLKKKTLIGKGEEDIDLEKVEL
- the cas10 gene encoding type III-A CRISPR-associated protein Cas10/Csm1 yields the protein MEKEFEIVATAALLHDIGKFYRRAEGKRDSHQVMSEKAVLEKLSAGLKKFFRDNEIKEIALLVRNHHYGREKLDNVELTSSLQALIDGDRHSAGLDRHNIEEKYDEKQVTERTPLVCIFEEIAYNKKRINDISELLSSDVYVYKFKKLSPESAFPEKKSRYYEDARNADYRQLWKKFVDEFNSIEKTANFNLFYEAMKSAIIRYTWCIPSNTYAPRGFSIPDVPLCDHLTSSAAIAVASYRWRQSYSEKRPKYILLSGDFSGIQNFIFSRYGESKKYAAKILRAKSLLVSFALETIITRIAEEFEVNRASLLLNAGGKFMMILPDIDAESRIRNIKHQLEEALIKNHYGLLSINLAYVKLEPEDFEKGKFLEKLKELHIEEGKQKFKSFSIKNTEQFAVKNYIQSLMGKSPCSICGIRPTGKNKEICSLCDYLKNLGEKLPKAKAIKVTPNHELFPLPDIKAYTDTNNLISEYRSAPDDTLIFSIGESVPGIPAKNVNVHLPVNKPGANLSEIIKEEIIKRCEENPDIPTVKTFCQLGIESLISDEKGLKGKPFIGVLKADVDNLGFIFMKGFVGIEGSEDKSRESLYSVSRVLYLSRMIDYFFSVVLTSKFELKDKGFHNIYTVFAGGDDLFLIGPWETMFKFSEEMEKEFKRYVAYNPDITFSSGIFVTKPDVPVYFLAEGAEGELEKSKKKKNRITAFGRTVTYDEFKELLRIAGELEREMDENNVSTALAYKLIKLSDMANSIPEDGKNALWKAYLSYLISRNYGKENHKNDEEHITSFLRKWINYIEIYSENISRKEKDNKLYIALVKALYRRRRYGN
- the cas2 gene encoding CRISPR-associated endonuclease Cas2 gives rise to the protein MGKTRIIKYLAVYDICIKDNTPKEARLSAIRRMKIMRILYSYGVRTQLSVFELELSPSEKREMISRIKKYLRQNTDKFYLYPIDAKSIESIIRIGNYDNTLLRDYFF
- the cas1 gene encoding CRISPR-associated endonuclease Cas1; its protein translation is MKGFLFVTSKGAKVSKDGSQLVIDIGEKRSRVPLGAVSHVFIMGYVNVTVPVIRLLSTKGKFLFIMNKFGKLISVVYPEFLGSDNKFRLLQYAKFSNEEFKVQLTKNLLLQKLNNIVNVLSGLYVPSKMSMAPVMEWKESVEASILSASDNQSMLGIDGNMSRFLFSKLASFNESPFYFERRIYYPPEDPVNALLSLSYTVFYSVLHSVVISAGLDPYFGFFHIKRGRHAALCSDLLEIVRPFLTALVFRCLNDGFFEKDDFIKEKRGVYLKNEPLKVFLKYYTDVVIHNRDDSYFSQVNNFLKYLKEELKK
- the csx2 gene encoding TIGR02221 family CRISPR-associated protein — translated: MAEVFASFLGTSNYKETTYFLYGEKVRTKYIQSALLQILNSKEGKERESEKIFRIFLTPTAKEKNWPSLKSEIEKLSIDIKLEPVFIDKDIISSETQMWQLFEKLASSFNENESVTFDITHGFRFYPMMLMVMLSYLKLTKNIKVAGIFYGAWEARNKIDGTEVTPILELTDLDKLFDWIVGTQNFIKYGISETLTELLENESKNILKKTRGKDENAQKLRDFSIHLKRFTESIRTCRGKEIISGFSKEKFSCKNENGKEIEITEPESLDYEILKNFSREIEIENGKFSKLLKNLLKKIQFSLKEFSTGRIENLLSAAKWCSSHNLIQQGYTFLREYISTLLVKENYGTEKIFCRNTRKEAEEKSMSSSKWKNLLKTMADFRNDINHCGMREKSLKTKALKEQLEKLIVETEKILKNNDNH
- the csm4 gene encoding type III-A CRISPR-associated RAMP protein Csm4, which encodes MEAIKLVIEPLTPFYTPLQSNTLLQSDTLFGEFCWHYRFLYGREKLENLINNYDTEPVMVFSNGFPEGYLPFPVIPFRNLPVAEKKDIGIYKILKKFKKQPFIEKKLLRELIESGKEITAEILFENFTRKSNEKEALPSYRKAKQMHVTIDRRFGSHLEGHLFDKEYLFFNKGSKIEIYCKFNSKRITLEEVEQTFHFMGLNGFGGEKTTGKGKFEIVSIDESDLPETANPNGFISLSTGMVKEGEIEDYYARFFTKFPKHGPEVCPEGINIFKNPVILTKEGSVFKCKERKEVYGRIYKISQNDSYIHCAKILPLFVRLQ